From Providencia sp. R33, a single genomic window includes:
- the frmR gene encoding formaldehyde-responsive transcriptional repressor FrmR, with amino-acid sequence MPHSPKEKKAVLTRVRKLKGQLLALESALEDEAECAAILQQIAAIRGAVNGLMAGVLESHLREGLQESATTQHQKESVDDAISLIRTYLR; translated from the coding sequence ATGCCACATTCACCAAAAGAAAAGAAAGCGGTATTGACGCGCGTTCGAAAACTTAAAGGGCAGCTATTAGCATTGGAGTCTGCACTCGAGGACGAAGCGGAGTGTGCCGCAATTTTGCAACAAATTGCGGCCATCCGCGGTGCCGTTAATGGGTTAATGGCGGGGGTACTCGAAAGCCATTTGCGCGAAGGGCTTCAAGAGTCTGCCACCACACAGCATCAAAAAGAGTCAGTTGATGATGCTATTTCACTTATTCGCACTTATTTGCGTTAA
- a CDS encoding DeoR/GlpR family DNA-binding transcription regulator, whose translation MHKQARQNYIIEIIAKNGQVSVADLSNQLHVSTDTIRRDLTELENQGLAQKNHGGAVGFNVPVMSRRGRNILLPEVKKQLGQQVAKLIPKSSTLFLDSGSTVMAVASFIQGPMKIITTSLDIAVHFSERADIQLILLGGEWDSEQRLFAGSGTLSILARYRADIAILGACALHSTLGLSATQEADCDVKRAMIANSQAHWVVADSTKLNLCQPYLVAHLDEIDQLFLDCHWDELNPSSKVIVNSLNI comes from the coding sequence ATGCACAAACAAGCACGACAGAATTATATTATTGAAATAATAGCAAAAAATGGCCAGGTGAGTGTTGCGGACTTATCTAATCAGTTGCACGTATCTACGGATACTATCCGCCGTGATTTAACGGAATTAGAAAACCAAGGGCTGGCACAAAAAAACCATGGTGGTGCTGTGGGGTTCAATGTGCCAGTTATGAGCCGTCGAGGGCGCAATATTTTATTGCCTGAGGTTAAAAAACAATTAGGGCAACAGGTTGCTAAGTTGATCCCGAAGAGTTCAACACTTTTCCTTGATTCGGGCAGTACGGTTATGGCTGTTGCTAGCTTTATTCAAGGTCCAATGAAAATCATCACCACATCCTTAGATATTGCTGTGCATTTTAGTGAACGTGCGGATATCCAATTGATCTTATTAGGTGGGGAGTGGGACTCAGAGCAGCGCTTGTTTGCAGGAAGTGGCACACTATCCATATTGGCACGATACCGAGCAGATATTGCTATATTAGGGGCTTGTGCTTTGCATTCCACTTTGGGATTGAGTGCAACACAAGAAGCAGATTGCGATGTAAAACGTGCCATGATAGCGAATAGCCAAGCACATTGGGTCGTAGCAGACAGCACAAAACTCAATCTATGTCAGCCTTATTTAGTGGCACATTTGGACGAAATTGATCAACTATTTTTAGATTGTCATTGGGATGAACTTAATCCTAGTAGCAAGGTAATTGTAAATTCTCTGAATATTTAA
- a CDS encoding heme ABC transporter ATP-binding protein: protein MQDKSILLEAQSLTYQIDDKALINNISLSIKQHEMVVIIGPNGAGKSSLLKLLTGYTTPTQGVCLLEGRSLKEWQGNELARKRAVMKQHSNLQFAFTVEDVVAMGRTPYGSEHKQIAIEEALSLTHCQVLRHRDYRQLSGGEQQRVQLARVLAQLWQPTSQGACLFLDEPTSALDLYHQQHSLRLLHQLTRERPIGVCCVLHDLNLTALYADRVYLIHEGELVASGTPTEVLTTENLTRWYQADLGVSKHPENDTPHIYLRH from the coding sequence ATGCAAGATAAATCTATTTTATTAGAGGCACAGAGCCTGACTTATCAAATCGACGATAAGGCATTGATTAACAATATAAGCCTTTCGATAAAACAGCATGAAATGGTAGTCATTATTGGCCCCAATGGTGCAGGGAAATCCAGCCTATTAAAACTGTTAACTGGCTATACAACACCTACACAAGGTGTTTGCCTATTAGAGGGGCGCTCGTTAAAAGAGTGGCAAGGCAATGAGCTAGCTCGCAAACGTGCGGTAATGAAGCAACATAGCAATTTGCAATTTGCATTCACTGTTGAAGATGTCGTGGCCATGGGGCGTACCCCTTATGGTTCCGAACACAAGCAAATTGCTATTGAAGAGGCGTTATCCCTAACCCATTGCCAAGTGTTGCGCCACCGCGATTATCGGCAGCTTTCTGGCGGTGAACAACAACGCGTTCAATTAGCACGTGTGTTGGCACAGTTATGGCAGCCCACAAGCCAAGGCGCCTGTTTATTTTTAGATGAACCTACGTCGGCTCTGGATTTATACCACCAGCAACATAGCTTACGTCTACTGCACCAACTAACCCGCGAACGCCCTATTGGCGTGTGCTGTGTGCTACATGATTTAAACCTAACCGCGTTATACGCCGATCGTGTTTATTTAATTCACGAAGGGGAGTTAGTCGCCAGTGGTACGCCAACGGAAGTATTAACAACAGAAAATCTCACTCGTTGGTACCAAGCCGACTTAGGGGTAAGCAAACATCCTGAAAATGATACACCTCATATCTATTTGCGCCATTAA
- a CDS encoding HEAT repeat domain-containing protein, whose product MDKQVINTLLDLTNRKNDDVKIAAISALGDCKLPIKQMNTMGRLLELCNDPNRDVAISAIKAVSKLLNHDNE is encoded by the coding sequence ATGGATAAACAAGTCATCAACACACTGCTCGATTTAACCAATCGAAAAAATGACGATGTCAAAATAGCGGCAATTTCAGCGCTTGGTGATTGCAAGTTACCAATAAAGCAAATGAATACCATGGGTCGTTTGTTAGAACTGTGCAATGACCCAAATAGGGATGTTGCGATTAGCGCGATTAAAGCTGTGAGTAAGCTTTTAAATCATGATAATGAATAA
- a CDS encoding bestrophin family protein, whose product MVIRPHQHWFFRLFDWHGSVLSKITFRLSLNIMISIVAVLSYQWYEQLGIHLTIAPFSLLGIAIAIFLGFRNNACYSRLIEARTLWANLLINQRNILRNIKGLLPNDKAAQKEFAHLLIAFGWSLKHELRKTSPIVDLYRLLPRAIFDEVIRSPFPTSRILMQIGLKVGELRDNKVISDVLFQAINKDINALSDVLGGCERISNTPIPFAYTLILQRTVYLFCTLLPFALVVDLHYMTPFVSVFISYTFLAWDSLAEELEDPFGTSANDLPLNAICNSIERNAMDMLDLKPLPPVNKPDKYFNLL is encoded by the coding sequence ATGGTTATTCGCCCGCATCAGCACTGGTTTTTCCGGTTGTTCGATTGGCACGGTTCCGTGCTGTCAAAAATCACCTTTCGGTTATCCCTTAATATCATGATCTCAATTGTTGCCGTATTAAGTTACCAATGGTACGAACAATTAGGTATTCATTTAACTATCGCGCCTTTTAGTTTATTAGGGATAGCCATCGCTATCTTTTTAGGTTTTCGTAATAACGCATGCTATAGCCGTTTAATTGAAGCAAGAACACTCTGGGCAAATTTGTTGATTAACCAACGCAATATTTTAAGAAATATTAAAGGGTTATTACCAAATGACAAAGCCGCACAAAAAGAATTTGCGCACTTATTGATTGCTTTTGGATGGAGCTTAAAGCATGAGCTAAGAAAAACTAGCCCCATTGTTGATTTATATCGGCTGCTGCCGCGCGCTATTTTTGACGAAGTTATTCGTAGTCCATTCCCAACCAGCCGTATTTTAATGCAGATAGGGCTGAAGGTAGGGGAACTGCGTGATAATAAAGTGATTAGCGACGTATTATTTCAAGCAATCAATAAAGATATTAATGCGTTATCAGACGTTTTAGGTGGCTGTGAACGTATTTCAAATACACCGATACCTTTTGCTTATACTTTGATTTTGCAACGCACTGTGTATTTATTTTGTACGCTATTACCGTTCGCGTTGGTGGTTGATTTACATTATATGACCCCATTTGTTTCGGTATTTATTTCGTATACCTTTTTAGCATGGGACTCATTAGCCGAAGAGTTGGAAGACCCTTTTGGGACATCTGCGAATGATCTACCATTAAATGCGATTTGCAATAGTATCGAGCGAAATGCAATGGACATGCTCGATCTCAAGCCGCTCCCTCCAGTCAATAAACCAGACAAATATTTTAATTTGCTGTAA
- a CDS encoding FecCD family ABC transporter permease produces MIRFKRPLFVILILLFVLCGLTFIASNAGPINFSFSTLWQASATDPDWQIWLNIRLPRVLIAILVGLALAVSGAIMQGLFRNPLADPSLLGISSGAALAVAAFIVLSFSLPAVMQNYGHIAAAFIGSLIVSLIIFSLNRSSSGNLARLLLAGIAINALCMSFIGVLSYISNDQQLRTFSLWMMGTLGNVDWTSLAIAATVILPVTLVCLWQGNKLNILQLGDEDAHYLGLNVERAKFVLLFLSALLVGCAVAMSGVIGFVGLVVPHLIRMTLGPDHRWLIPGSAIVGAALLLIADTIARTAVAPAEIPVGLLTGLIGGPYFLWLILRQPAGRI; encoded by the coding sequence ATGATCCGTTTTAAGCGCCCTTTATTTGTTATTCTAATTTTATTGTTCGTGCTTTGTGGCCTGACGTTTATTGCATCTAACGCAGGGCCGATAAACTTTTCATTCAGTACACTGTGGCAAGCTTCTGCCACCGATCCTGACTGGCAAATTTGGCTAAACATTCGTTTACCGCGAGTCTTAATTGCCATTTTAGTGGGGCTAGCACTGGCTGTGTCTGGCGCCATTATGCAAGGGCTTTTTCGTAATCCACTCGCGGATCCCAGTTTGCTAGGCATCAGTAGTGGTGCGGCATTAGCCGTTGCCGCTTTTATCGTTTTATCTTTTTCATTACCAGCGGTAATGCAAAACTATGGCCATATCGCGGCGGCTTTTATTGGCAGCTTAATTGTTTCGTTAATTATTTTTAGTTTAAACCGTTCATCCAGCGGCAACTTGGCACGCTTACTACTCGCAGGCATCGCAATTAATGCACTGTGTATGTCGTTTATCGGTGTGCTGAGTTATATCAGTAATGACCAGCAACTTCGAACCTTTAGTCTCTGGATGATGGGCACGTTGGGGAATGTGGATTGGACGTCGTTAGCCATTGCCGCTACGGTCATTTTACCTGTCACCCTAGTGTGTTTATGGCAGGGAAATAAGCTCAATATCCTCCAGTTAGGGGATGAAGATGCTCACTACCTAGGTTTGAATGTTGAACGGGCGAAATTTGTTTTGCTGTTTCTCAGTGCCTTATTAGTCGGATGTGCGGTAGCAATGAGTGGCGTGATTGGCTTTGTTGGGTTAGTGGTTCCACACTTAATCCGTATGACATTAGGCCCCGACCACCGTTGGTTAATACCGGGGTCAGCCATTGTCGGTGCTGCGCTATTGTTAATCGCCGACACCATTGCCCGTACCGCAGTCGCCCCTGCTGAAATCCCTGTTGGTCTGCTCACTGGGCTGATTGGTGGGCCATACTTCTTATGGCTAATTTTACGCCAACCTGCGGGGAGAATTTAG
- a CDS encoding heme/hemin ABC transporter substrate-binding protein: MKQWLLTLSVLFVSFSSYAAQRIVTLGGDVTEIVYELGAQDQLVARDSTSLHPEQATKLPDVGYMRMLNAEGVLSMRPTLVLASELAKPSMALTQIEKSGVKVIKVTGKPSLEAIPEKITTIAAAVGKPEQGKQLVDKFNQSLSQVNTAPIDKKVLFIMSHGGVLPLAAGKKTAVDSMITAIGAKNAMANFDSYRPLSSEGLLSSQPDLIVFTEEGIKSLGGVDRVWNLPGIAMTPAGKNKALAVVDDVGMLTFSLGTPKVMQQLREALEKSQ; this comes from the coding sequence ATGAAACAATGGCTTCTAACCTTATCAGTCCTGTTTGTCTCGTTCAGTTCTTATGCTGCGCAGCGCATTGTCACCCTCGGTGGTGATGTGACAGAGATAGTTTATGAACTTGGTGCACAAGACCAACTTGTTGCCCGCGACAGTACCAGCCTGCACCCAGAGCAAGCGACCAAGCTGCCTGACGTTGGGTATATGCGAATGCTTAACGCTGAAGGCGTGCTTTCAATGCGCCCAACCTTGGTGCTCGCCAGTGAATTAGCAAAACCGTCCATGGCGTTAACGCAAATAGAAAAAAGCGGCGTTAAAGTCATCAAAGTGACAGGGAAACCGAGTTTAGAAGCCATTCCAGAAAAAATCACCACCATTGCCGCTGCGGTTGGCAAGCCTGAGCAAGGCAAGCAATTGGTGGATAAATTCAATCAATCGCTTAGCCAAGTCAACACGGCACCGATTGATAAAAAAGTGTTGTTTATCATGAGCCATGGTGGTGTTCTCCCCTTAGCAGCGGGGAAAAAAACGGCGGTGGATAGCATGATAACAGCAATTGGTGCGAAAAATGCGATGGCCAATTTTGATAGCTATCGCCCGCTTTCCTCAGAAGGCTTATTGTCTAGCCAACCTGACTTAATTGTCTTCACCGAAGAAGGTATTAAATCATTAGGTGGCGTTGATCGCGTGTGGAACTTACCCGGTATTGCTATGACGCCTGCGGGGAAAAATAAAGCACTCGCCGTCGTTGATGATGTGGGCATGCTAACGTTTAGTTTAGGCACACCAAAAGTCATGCAACAACTACGTGAGGCATTAGAGAAGTCCCAATGA
- a CDS encoding HEAT repeat domain-containing protein: MESNIIQTLIELTHRGNDDVKIAAISALGDYRATVEQQIAIHRLLDLCKDPNKDVAVSAIKALSKLSEHFE; encoded by the coding sequence ATGGAAAGTAATATTATCCAAACATTGATTGAATTGACGCATCGTGGCAATGATGACGTAAAAATTGCTGCCATTTCGGCGTTAGGGGATTACCGTGCAACTGTTGAACAACAAATTGCGATTCATCGTCTTCTTGATTTATGCAAAGACCCAAATAAAGATGTGGCTGTATCTGCGATTAAAGCATTAAGTAAATTATCTGAGCATTTTGAATAA
- the fghA gene encoding S-formylglutathione hydrolase: protein MERIERHACFGGWQDVYQHQSTVLGCEMKFAAYLPPQAQTQSCPVIYWLSGLTCNEQNFITKAAAQQFAAEHGVVLIAPDTSPRGEGVADDTAYDLGQGAGFYVNASQEPWKRHYQMYDYIVSELPALVESHLPVTDKRAISGHSMGGHGALMIGLRNPERYCSLSAFAPIIAPSQVPWGQKAFTAYLGDDTAKWHQYDTVELLGKAATTLPILVDVGLADPFYHEQLKPELLATVCEQKQFDCTLLLRDGYDHSYYFISSFIGEHIAFHARHLKQV from the coding sequence ATGGAGAGAATTGAGCGCCACGCTTGCTTTGGTGGCTGGCAGGATGTTTATCAACATCAATCAACGGTGTTAGGCTGTGAAATGAAATTTGCTGCTTATTTACCGCCACAGGCTCAAACGCAGTCTTGCCCTGTGATTTATTGGTTGTCAGGGCTGACATGTAACGAGCAAAACTTCATCACGAAAGCAGCAGCTCAGCAATTTGCCGCAGAACATGGTGTGGTTCTTATTGCGCCAGATACCAGCCCAAGGGGCGAAGGTGTGGCAGATGATACTGCCTATGACTTGGGGCAAGGGGCTGGTTTTTACGTCAATGCATCCCAAGAACCTTGGAAACGTCATTATCAAATGTATGATTATATCGTTTCAGAGTTACCCGCTTTAGTGGAAAGCCATTTACCTGTGACGGATAAACGCGCGATTTCCGGGCATTCTATGGGGGGGCATGGGGCGCTAATGATTGGTTTACGTAACCCTGAGCGCTATTGTAGCTTGTCTGCATTTGCACCGATTATTGCGCCTTCACAGGTACCTTGGGGGCAAAAAGCCTTTACTGCGTACTTGGGAGATGACACAGCAAAATGGCATCAATATGATACTGTTGAGTTACTTGGCAAAGCGGCAACAACCCTGCCAATACTTGTCGATGTAGGCCTTGCAGATCCCTTTTACCATGAGCAATTAAAGCCAGAGCTGTTAGCAACGGTCTGTGAACAAAAGCAATTTGATTGCACATTGCTTTTGCGTGATGGCTACGACCATAGCTACTATTTTATTAGCAGCTTTATTGGCGAACATATTGCTTTTCACGCACGTCATTTAAAACAGGTGTAA
- a CDS encoding S-(hydroxymethyl)glutathione dehydrogenase/class III alcohol dehydrogenase has product MKSRAAVAFGPGEPLKIVELDVMPPQAGEVLVKISHTGVCHTDAFTLSGDDPEGLFPVVLGHEGAGVVVEVGEGVTSVSVGDHVIPLYTAECGKCVFCESGKTNLCVSVRATQGKGVMPDGTTRFSYNGQPVYHYMGCSTFSEYTVVAEVSLAKINPEAKHEEVCLLGCGVTTGIGAVHNTAKVQEGDSVAVFGLGGIGLAVIQGARQAKAGRIIAIDTNPTKFELARQFGATECLNPKDFDKPIQQVLIEMTEWGVDHTFECIGNVNVMRAALESAHRGWGQSIIIGVAGAGQEISTRPFQLVTGRSWRGTAFGGVKGRSQLPKMVEDAMKGDIDLAPFVTHTLPLDSINEAFDLMHEGKSIRTVIHYE; this is encoded by the coding sequence ATGAAATCACGTGCAGCAGTCGCATTTGGTCCTGGTGAACCACTGAAAATTGTCGAACTCGACGTTATGCCACCTCAAGCTGGAGAAGTTTTAGTTAAAATCAGCCATACGGGTGTTTGCCACACAGATGCATTTACACTTTCAGGGGATGACCCTGAGGGGCTATTCCCTGTTGTGTTAGGCCATGAAGGTGCTGGGGTTGTGGTTGAAGTGGGTGAAGGCGTGACGAGTGTCAGCGTCGGTGACCACGTTATTCCATTGTATACTGCAGAGTGCGGAAAATGCGTTTTCTGTGAGTCAGGCAAAACGAACTTATGTGTGTCTGTCCGTGCAACCCAAGGAAAAGGTGTGATGCCTGATGGAACAACACGTTTTTCCTATAATGGTCAGCCTGTTTATCACTACATGGGCTGCTCAACATTCAGTGAATATACTGTTGTTGCCGAAGTATCGCTCGCTAAAATCAATCCAGAAGCAAAACACGAAGAAGTGTGTTTACTGGGGTGTGGCGTGACGACAGGAATTGGTGCAGTGCATAACACCGCAAAAGTGCAAGAAGGTGATTCTGTTGCAGTGTTTGGCTTGGGTGGTATTGGTTTAGCGGTTATCCAAGGGGCAAGACAAGCCAAAGCGGGGCGCATTATTGCCATTGACACGAACCCGACTAAATTTGAGTTAGCTCGTCAATTTGGTGCGACAGAGTGCTTAAACCCGAAAGACTTTGATAAGCCTATTCAACAAGTATTGATTGAAATGACCGAATGGGGTGTCGATCATACCTTTGAATGTATTGGTAATGTGAATGTCATGCGTGCTGCATTGGAAAGTGCTCACCGTGGTTGGGGGCAATCCATCATTATTGGTGTGGCAGGTGCTGGACAAGAAATTTCAACTCGCCCATTCCAATTGGTGACAGGCCGTTCATGGCGTGGAACTGCATTTGGTGGCGTGAAAGGGCGCAGCCAATTGCCAAAAATGGTTGAAGATGCCATGAAAGGGGATATTGATCTGGCGCCATTTGTGACTCACACATTGCCGCTTGATAGCATTAATGAGGCTTTTGATTTAATGCATGAAGGCAAATCAATCCGTACCGTCATTCATTACGAATAA
- a CDS encoding ATP-grasp fold amidoligase family protein, producing MKKAEYIIKKLRTFIISDKLYLANKFTKKLNYRPDFKTPKSFNEKVNFRMLRDKNPLYTQLADKLAVRGYISRTIGEEYLVPILATYRNVDEIDIGALPEQFVLKCNHDSGSSVICRNKAKFNWQHAKNKLSFHLIKNLYYITRERHYKNISPQIICEQYIDLFANKNRKLVPETCRIHCFSGKPVYAEIDYTDESGEEFINIYDVNWQLQPVTFGYPNMLEPVPEPPMFKEMLRLAEILVTPFDYCRADFLMSDEHTLYFSELTFAPNAGRTEISPLSWDFKLGEHWEQRITQSAGYMPLEGALSTISANKKK from the coding sequence ATGAAAAAAGCAGAGTACATTATAAAAAAACTACGTACATTTATTATCAGTGATAAGCTTTATCTTGCTAATAAATTTACTAAAAAACTAAATTATCGCCCTGATTTTAAAACACCTAAAAGCTTCAATGAAAAGGTGAATTTTAGAATGCTGCGTGATAAAAACCCGCTGTATACACAACTTGCTGATAAACTCGCCGTCAGAGGCTACATTAGCCGAACCATTGGCGAAGAGTATTTAGTCCCTATTTTAGCCACTTATCGTAATGTTGATGAAATTGATATCGGTGCGCTTCCCGAGCAATTTGTACTCAAATGTAATCATGACAGCGGCAGCAGTGTAATCTGTCGAAACAAAGCCAAATTTAATTGGCAACATGCTAAAAATAAATTGTCATTTCACTTAATAAAAAATCTTTATTACATTACTCGCGAACGTCATTATAAAAATATTTCACCTCAAATTATTTGTGAACAATATATTGATTTGTTCGCCAATAAAAATAGAAAACTCGTTCCTGAAACCTGCCGTATACATTGTTTTTCAGGTAAACCTGTCTATGCAGAAATAGATTACACTGATGAATCAGGTGAAGAGTTTATCAACATCTATGATGTTAATTGGCAATTGCAACCGGTGACTTTTGGCTACCCAAATATGTTAGAGCCAGTACCTGAGCCCCCCATGTTTAAAGAAATGCTGCGCTTGGCTGAAATCCTCGTCACGCCGTTCGATTATTGCCGTGCTGACTTTTTGATGTCTGATGAACATACCTTGTATTTTAGCGAACTGACCTTTGCACCTAACGCAGGTAGAACAGAAATATCCCCACTATCGTGGGACTTCAAATTAGGGGAGCATTGGGAGCAACGCATTACCCAATCTGCAGGCTATATGCCACTCGAAGGCGCCTTATCAACAATCTCAGCGAATAAGAAAAAGTAA
- a CDS encoding DUF1090 family protein — protein sequence MKKIMLIILSTLFIPLSSQAGSNYYGCDNKIYQLEKQLKYAKAHGNRHRVAGLQRAISNVQNRCYDHYSGATGPTKLNSKYYSDESRQLEREIDALRYEIKRLESLKS from the coding sequence ATGAAAAAGATAATGCTAATTATTTTATCAACACTGTTTATTCCATTATCTTCTCAAGCGGGCTCTAATTACTATGGTTGTGATAATAAAATTTACCAACTTGAAAAACAGTTAAAATATGCAAAAGCGCATGGAAACCGTCATCGAGTCGCAGGGTTACAACGTGCTATTTCGAATGTGCAAAACCGTTGTTATGACCACTATTCTGGAGCTACAGGCCCAACAAAACTGAACAGTAAATATTACTCAGATGAAAGCCGTCAGTTAGAACGTGAAATTGATGCGCTACGCTATGAAATCAAGCGGTTAGAATCGTTAAAAAGTTAA
- a CDS encoding fatty acid desaturase family protein produces MLTTKFELTFSNADEQHFHAALKQASQNYLQNKQDHVYASKTDIIVIITLFAIAILCYLPTLFTSSVLTYSLSYFVFVLIIMFLNVIGQHDACHNTLFKNSWKNRVFGRLVTLPLGLEPEFWRTRHVHYHHHFANIEDYDLDTEENGIFRQTPFQKWRPFMKYQHIYWPFIASFSLTWIALVFDWSDRTGKTRLKDKKVLTGKKGWALFIASKIGHLLLMLGLPLFFAHEHGISLTAIFVTYILSQMIASIFVIYLLLGTHWAETEFFTAPNNKQIKHGWYHHNFVTACDWIPTPHCLWRLTGGLNYHLTHHLFPNWHHRHYPALARILGELATQHNMPYRCIRYNELVAAQIRFLKKMGEKPR; encoded by the coding sequence ATGCTCACGACTAAATTTGAACTGACATTTTCCAATGCTGACGAACAACATTTTCATGCAGCGTTAAAGCAAGCCAGCCAAAATTATCTGCAAAATAAGCAAGATCATGTATATGCAAGCAAAACCGATATTATTGTGATAATCACTTTATTTGCTATCGCAATATTGTGTTATCTTCCGACGCTGTTTACCTCATCCGTATTAACCTACAGTTTATCCTATTTTGTTTTTGTCCTAATCATTATGTTCCTCAATGTGATCGGGCAACACGATGCTTGTCATAATACCTTATTTAAAAATAGCTGGAAAAACCGAGTGTTTGGCCGCTTAGTCACCTTACCTTTAGGATTAGAGCCTGAATTTTGGCGAACTCGCCATGTTCACTATCACCACCATTTTGCCAATATTGAAGATTACGACTTAGATACAGAAGAAAATGGCATCTTTCGCCAAACACCTTTTCAAAAGTGGCGACCTTTTATGAAGTACCAACATATCTACTGGCCATTTATTGCCTCTTTTTCTTTAACCTGGATTGCGCTGGTTTTTGACTGGTCGGATAGAACGGGGAAAACACGCCTAAAAGATAAAAAGGTCTTAACAGGAAAAAAAGGCTGGGCACTTTTTATTGCCAGCAAAATTGGCCATTTATTGCTGATGCTAGGTTTACCTTTATTTTTTGCACATGAGCATGGAATAAGCTTAACCGCTATTTTTGTCACTTATATTTTGAGCCAAATGATTGCATCTATTTTTGTTATTTATTTACTTTTAGGGACCCATTGGGCTGAAACTGAATTTTTTACTGCTCCAAATAATAAGCAAATTAAACATGGTTGGTACCATCATAATTTTGTCACTGCTTGCGATTGGATACCAACGCCACATTGTCTATGGCGTTTAACTGGCGGGCTTAATTATCATCTTACCCATCACCTTTTCCCCAATTGGCACCACCGTCACTACCCTGCTTTGGCGAGAATTTTAGGGGAATTGGCAACGCAACATAACATGCCTTACCGCTGTATTCGTTATAACGAATTGGTCGCAGCGCAAATCCGTTTCTTAAAAAAGATGGGCGAAAAACCACGCTAA
- a CDS encoding oxidoreductase yields MSKEINVALIGYGFVGKTFHAPLIQSVDGLNLAVVASSDEDKVKRDIPNTTVIASPEEAILRPDIDLVVIASPNSTHAPLAKLAIEAGKNVVVDKPFTLDMQEARELIELAKVHNVLLSVFYNRRWDSDYLAIKEVIEQKQIGEIKHFESHIDRFRPEVRVRWREQNLPGSGLWFDLGPHLIDQALQLFGLPQSVQGNIATLRNNGQINDWAHVLLNYPTHKVILHCSMLAAGGFTRFTVHGDKGSAVKSQPDQQEKQLLQGITPRDKEWGVDNDPMILIDETLSSKAQQTPKGDQSQYYVNIRNALKDNAQNPVTPLQALAVMAVLEAAVKSAETGSTQPLMLTENEIAQWHN; encoded by the coding sequence ATGAGCAAAGAAATTAATGTTGCACTGATTGGTTATGGGTTTGTGGGGAAAACATTCCATGCACCTCTAATTCAGTCAGTTGATGGCTTGAACCTTGCTGTTGTGGCTTCCAGTGATGAGGACAAAGTAAAACGTGATATTCCAAATACCACGGTTATTGCATCTCCTGAAGAGGCGATTCTTCGCCCTGATATTGATTTAGTTGTGATAGCTAGCCCAAATTCAACTCATGCACCATTGGCAAAACTGGCAATTGAAGCGGGTAAAAATGTGGTGGTTGACAAGCCATTTACCCTTGATATGCAAGAAGCTAGGGAATTGATTGAACTAGCGAAAGTACATAATGTCTTGCTATCGGTATTTTATAACCGCCGCTGGGATAGTGATTATTTGGCAATAAAAGAAGTCATCGAACAAAAACAGATTGGTGAAATAAAACATTTTGAATCACACATTGACCGCTTTCGCCCTGAAGTGAGAGTACGTTGGCGTGAACAAAACTTGCCAGGCAGTGGTTTATGGTTTGATTTAGGCCCGCATTTAATTGACCAAGCACTGCAACTTTTTGGTTTACCACAATCAGTACAGGGTAACATTGCAACGCTAAGAAATAATGGCCAAATTAATGATTGGGCGCATGTGTTATTAAACTACCCAACTCATAAAGTGATCTTGCATTGCAGCATGTTAGCTGCTGGTGGGTTTACGCGTTTTACTGTACATGGCGATAAAGGCAGTGCAGTAAAATCCCAACCAGATCAACAAGAAAAACAATTGTTACAAGGAATAACGCCGCGAGATAAAGAATGGGGTGTGGATAATGACCCAATGATTTTAATTGATGAGACGTTATCTTCTAAGGCGCAACAAACGCCAAAAGGTGACCAAAGCCAGTATTATGTGAATATTCGTAATGCATTGAAAGATAATGCACAAAACCCAGTAACACCACTGCAGGCGTTAGCAGTTATGGCGGTGTTAGAAGCGGCAGTAAAATCAGCAGAGACTGGCTCTACACAGCCTTTAATGCTAACTGAAAATGAAATAGCGCAATGGCATAATTAA